The following proteins are co-located in the Theropithecus gelada isolate Dixy chromosome 19, Tgel_1.0, whole genome shotgun sequence genome:
- the LOC112612065 gene encoding zinc finger protein 627 isoform X2: MPDGILNKKTPGVKPCERSVCGEVGTGPSSLNRHIRDHTGREPNAYQEYGKKSYTRNQCGRALSYHRSFPVRERTHPGGKPYDCKECGETFISLVSIRRHMLTHRGGVPYKCKVCGKAFDYPSLFRIHERSHTGEKPYECKQCGKAFSCSSYIRIHERTHTGDKPYECKQCGKAFSCSKYIRIHERTHTGEKPYECKQCGKAFRCASSVRSHERTHTGEKLFECKECGKALTCLASVRRHMIKHTGNGPYKCKVCGKAFDFPSSFRIHERTHTGEKPYDCKQCGKAFSCSSSFRKHERIHTGEKPYKCTKCGKAFSRSSYFRIHERTHTGEKPYECKQCGKAFSRSTYFRVHERIHTGEKPYENPNPNPSFVPVLS; the protein is encoded by the coding sequence ATGCCAGATGGTATTCTGAACAAGAAAACTCCTGGAGTAAAACCATGCGAACGCAGTGTGTGTGGAGAAGTCGGCACGGGTCCTTCATCCCTTAATAGGCACATCAGAGATCACACTGGACGTGAACCAAATGCATATCAGGAATATGGAAAGAAGTCATATACACGTAACCAGTGTGGACGAGCCTTGAGTTATCATCGCTCTTTTCCAGTACGTGAAAGGACTCATCCGGGAGGAAAGCCCTATGATTGTAAGGAATGTGGAGAAACCTTTATTTCTCTTGTAAGCATTCGAAGACACATGTTAACGCATAGGGGAGGTGTACCTTACAAATGTAAGGTGTGTGGGAAAGCCTTTGATTATCCCAGTTTATTTCGTATACATGAAAGAagtcacactggagagaaaccttatgaatgcaagcaatgtgggaaagccttcagttGTTCCAGTTACATTAGAATCCACgaaaggactcacactggagatAAACCCTATGAATGCAAGCaatgtgggaaagctttcagtTGTTCCAAGTACATTCGAATCCATGAACGaactcacacaggagagaaaccctacgaATGTAAACAGTGCGGTAAAGCCTTTAGGTGCGCCAGTTCTGTTCGCAGTCACGAAAGGACTCATaccggagagaagctttttgaatgtaaggaatgtgggaaggctTTGACTTGTCTCGCAAGTGTTCGAAGACACATGATAAAGCACACTGGCAACGGACCTTATAAATGTAAGGTGTGTGGGAAAGCCTTTGATTTCCCCAGTTCATTTCGAATCCATGAAAGGacccacactggagagaaaccctatgactGTAAGcaatgtgggaaggccttcagtTGTTCCAGTTCATTTCGAAAACATGAAAggattcacactggagagaaaccctataaatgtacaaaatgtgggaaagccttcagtcGCTCCAGTTACTTCCGAATCCATGAAagaactcatactggagagaaaccgtatgaatgtaaacaatgtgggaaagccttcagtcGATCCACTTACTTTCGAGTACatgaaagaattcatactggagagaaaccctatgagaACCCCAACCCTAACCCTTCATTTGTCCCAGTTCTTTCATGA
- the LOC112612065 gene encoding zinc finger protein 627 isoform X1: MRETFRNLASIGKQWEDQNIEDPFKIPRRNISHIPERLCEGKEGSQGEETFSLMPDGILNKKTPGVKPCERSVCGEVGTGPSSLNRHIRDHTGREPNAYQEYGKKSYTRNQCGRALSYHRSFPVRERTHPGGKPYDCKECGETFISLVSIRRHMLTHRGGVPYKCKVCGKAFDYPSLFRIHERSHTGEKPYECKQCGKAFSCSSYIRIHERTHTGDKPYECKQCGKAFSCSKYIRIHERTHTGEKPYECKQCGKAFRCASSVRSHERTHTGEKLFECKECGKALTCLASVRRHMIKHTGNGPYKCKVCGKAFDFPSSFRIHERTHTGEKPYDCKQCGKAFSCSSSFRKHERIHTGEKPYKCTKCGKAFSRSSYFRIHERTHTGEKPYECKQCGKAFSRSTYFRVHERIHTGEKPYENPNPNPSFVPVLS, from the exons ATGCGGGAAACCTTCAGGAACCTGGCTTCTATAG GAAAACAATGGGAAGACCAGAACATTGAAGACCCATTCAAAATTCCCAGGAGAAATATAAG TCATATTCCAGAGAGACTCTGTGAAGGTAAAGAAGGTAGTCAAGGTGAAGAAACCTTCAGCCTGATGCCAGATGGTATTCTGAACAAGAAAACTCCTGGAGTAAAACCATGCGAACGCAGTGTGTGTGGAGAAGTCGGCACGGGTCCTTCATCCCTTAATAGGCACATCAGAGATCACACTGGACGTGAACCAAATGCATATCAGGAATATGGAAAGAAGTCATATACACGTAACCAGTGTGGACGAGCCTTGAGTTATCATCGCTCTTTTCCAGTACGTGAAAGGACTCATCCGGGAGGAAAGCCCTATGATTGTAAGGAATGTGGAGAAACCTTTATTTCTCTTGTAAGCATTCGAAGACACATGTTAACGCATAGGGGAGGTGTACCTTACAAATGTAAGGTGTGTGGGAAAGCCTTTGATTATCCCAGTTTATTTCGTATACATGAAAGAagtcacactggagagaaaccttatgaatgcaagcaatgtgggaaagccttcagttGTTCCAGTTACATTAGAATCCACgaaaggactcacactggagatAAACCCTATGAATGCAAGCaatgtgggaaagctttcagtTGTTCCAAGTACATTCGAATCCATGAACGaactcacacaggagagaaaccctacgaATGTAAACAGTGCGGTAAAGCCTTTAGGTGCGCCAGTTCTGTTCGCAGTCACGAAAGGACTCATaccggagagaagctttttgaatgtaaggaatgtgggaaggctTTGACTTGTCTCGCAAGTGTTCGAAGACACATGATAAAGCACACTGGCAACGGACCTTATAAATGTAAGGTGTGTGGGAAAGCCTTTGATTTCCCCAGTTCATTTCGAATCCATGAAAGGacccacactggagagaaaccctatgactGTAAGcaatgtgggaaggccttcagtTGTTCCAGTTCATTTCGAAAACATGAAAggattcacactggagagaaaccctataaatgtacaaaatgtgggaaagccttcagtcGCTCCAGTTACTTCCGAATCCATGAAagaactcatactggagagaaaccgtatgaatgtaaacaatgtgggaaagccttcagtcGATCCACTTACTTTCGAGTACatgaaagaattcatactggagagaaaccctatgagaACCCCAACCCTAACCCTTCATTTGTCCCAGTTCTTTCATGA